The Ruminococcaceae bacterium BL-4 region AATGATACTCATTTCATTGCACAGTTTGAGCTTTTGAAACAGAGTACGGCGAATAATATAATCCCGCCGAGGGCGGGGCATTTTTAGTTTTGTGGAAAGAAGAAAAGGTTTCTCTTCTTTTTTGACGTCAGCGCTCATGGGCAATCCACTCCTAAAACTGGTGTTGCTTTGATTGTAAACCGCCCGTTCTGTTTTTGCAAGAGCCGTCATACCCGCTCCACATAATCATGCTTTAGTTTTCGATAGGCCAGACCGAACATGACAGCGGAAAATAGGATGATATAAATGAGGGGGAACAGGTGCTGCCATTCTTCTCCGTTTTGAAGGTTGATCGCGAATTCGAGGAACTGCTTTTGCGGGAGAATGTGAATCAAATTGTCAAGAAATGCGTTGCTTTTGCTGAAGGAGTAAAAGGCACCGGCAAGCGTTGAGGTAACGATCAAGATGGAATTGCCAAACATGTTTGCGTTGTCAGGCTTTTTGATAAATGTGTTGAGAAACAATGCAAATGTGCTGCCTAACATAGCAAGAAGAAGCAGTAGTCCGGCATATTGAGGCAGGGAAAAACCGATATCCCACCCGGCAGCCTTCATAATGGCGAGCATGCCGAACGACGGCACAAATGAAAATAGACAAAAAAGAAAGTGCGCAGCGAGATATCGCCGGAACGACAGCGGAGATGCTGCAATACGCAGAAGTTGATTTTGCTCTTTATCGTCCGCAAACGGGAAAAAGTAGAAAAATACACTTGTGCCAAGAAAAACCATGAGGAATCCGATAATATTTACTCCGACGCTCCGGTCACTTCTTTGTGCCGGAATTTTTGCCTGAGGATTCTGCAAAAGAAGCTGCAGCATCTCTTTAAAATCGCTGCCGCGAAGAGTTTCAATATCAAATTGGCCATTTCCCTGATCGGTGACGATGGCATCGTATTTTTGAGAAACAAGCTTTGACATAGGAGGCTTTTGTTCCATAACTTCTATGCTGAGATAGTTTGAATTGATTTCTACCGCGCTGTTGTCTGTTACCAGTGCAATATGGCCTCTGATTTGTTCAGCGCCGGTCATATAGACAGCGAGAAAAATGGAAAGAAGTGTGATTGCAAGCATGATGATAACGGAAGGCAGACGGCGAAAGATACGGCTAAAATTATTTCGAAGAACGTTATTCATAGGTAATCCTCCGCTCGAAAAGTTTTTTGGCATCCAAAAATACACAGAGCACTGAATGCTGTGCTGATGAAAAGAACCGGCAGTACACCGGACAAGTTATTGTCGTAAATGACAGCGAAAAAGACATCAATCAGCAGCTTTACAGGGGAAATACGCGAGATGGACGCAAGCGTAGAACCAAGGCCATCGAGCGAGAAAAAAGCTCCTCCTAAAAAAGCAATGACTGAAACAAATAGACTTAGAATGGTGCTTGCTGTTTCCTCACAGTGAAAGATACAGCAGAACAACACACCAAGTGCTGCAGCACTAAATTCAACGGGAATCATCATCAAAAAGATCCAGCCGACATTTTGACCACCGAGATTGATTCCTGCAATCAGCAGAATGACTGCAACCAGCAGATGAAGGATGTAATCAAATAGGAACGAAGCGAGCATTTTCGAAAAGTAAATTGGAAACTTTCCGCATGGCGAAGAAAGAATCCGTAGATTCGGCTTTTTAATATCGCGCTCCATAAAGCAGTTTGTGGCTGTCATAGCGCCTTCCATCATACCGAAGATCAAAAAGGACACTGCATAATAGTTATAGGCGTCCATCACATTTGCGTAATTTCCACTCGTAAGGAAACCCATAATCAGAATCATCACGATTGCAAAAACCAAGTTAAAATTGATCAGAACCGGATTTTTAAAGTTGTTGGATAGATCCATTTTGAAAATTTGAAAAAAGCGGTACATTTTATTTCCCCCTTAATCCCGTAACTTGCGGCCGGTCAGCTTGAGAAAGACAGTCTCAAGGCTGGCTTCTTCGCCTGCAATATTGCGGATGTGGGCGCCGGCGTCTGAAATCAGTGAAATGATGCGGTCAAGGTTTTCCACGCCGCGCAGGGAGACAATATCAATCTTGTTGCCGTCTGATTTTGCCTCTTTGACGCCTTCGACATCGTAAAATCCTTCAGCAGGGACAGGAGAACCTTCTTCCAGCTCGATGTGATAGCATTTTTCGCTCTGAATGTTTTCTTTAAGTTTTTCTTTTGTTCCCTCAGCAATGATCTTACCGTGATCAATGATGATGATGCGGGACGAAATGGCTTCAACTTCTTCCATGTAATGTGTGGTGTAAAGAATGGTGATGCCCTCTGCCTGCAGCTTTTTAATGGAATCAAGAATATGGTTGCGTGACTGCGGGTCAATACCGACAGTCGGTTCATCCATAATGACCAGTTCCGGGTGATGTGCAATGGCACAGGCAATGTTGAGCCGGCGCTTCATGCCGCCTGAAAAAGTTTTCACCTTGTCCTTTCGCCGGTCGGTTAGACCTGCAAACTCCAGAGCTTTTTCCACGGCTTCATCGAGATTTGAACCGCGCAAACCATAAAGCGAAGTAAAAAAACGAGCATTTTGTTGGGCGGAAAGTTCTTCGTAGAGAGCAAGATCTTGTGGAACGACGCCGAGCTTCTGCTTGTAAGCGCGCAGGCGGCTGCGGTTGATTACTTTTCCGTCATAGGTGATAGTTCCGCTGTCACGTCCGAGTAATCCAAGTAGAATGTTAATCGTTGTGCTTTTTCCGGCACCGTTTGGACCTAGCAGACAGAGGACTTCCCCTTTCTCAATCGAGAAACTGATATTATCGAGGACGCGGTTTCCTTTAAAGCTTTTTGACAGGCTATTGATTTCTAATAATTTTTCCATATCGTTCATCTCCTGACTTTATGATATCGCATGACCCGGTATTTGAAATCAACCATCCGGTTGATATGAGGGGATGATTTTTTGATTCTCTCCGGGTCATCCGGTGGCCGTCAGGAGGGTGTACTTTACTTTTAGGGTGGAATCCTCTATACTAAAAGCCAAATATGGTTAACCCCGCACGATGCGCATTTTAGCCGCATGACAGAAGACCGCGCGGAAGAAAGGAGAGCGATTTCCATGGCAAAGACGGCAGCTTTTTTTGACATTGACGGTACGATTTCTCGTGAAGGACTGATCAGCGAGATGTTTAAAAAGATGATCAAATACGAACTGATTGATCCCAGTAAGTGGTATGAGGATGTTGAACCCGCATTTACGAGATGGGATAAACGTGTTGGAAATTATGATGATTACCTTCAAAAGATGGTGGATATCTATTCGGAAACGGTCCAGAACACGAATTCCTTTCATATTTTGTATATTGCAAAAAGAGTGATTGAACAGAAGGGCGAGCGGGTCTACACCTACACTCGTGACCGAATTCGTTGGCATCGGGAGCATGGCCACCGGGTCATTGCGATTTCTGGTTCGCCGGTAGAACTTGTTCGTGAAATGTCCGAAAAATACGGCATGGATGATTATCGCGGCACGGTTTACAAAGTCGGTCCGGACGGACGCTACAGCGGTGAAATCATTCCAATGTGGGATTCCGAGAGCAAGCAATGCGCTGTGCTCGAAATGGCAAAACAGTACGGAATTGATCTTTCTGAAAGTTATGCTTATGGAGATACAAACGGCGATTTTGCCATGATGAAATTGGTGGGGCATCCCGTAGCAGTCAATCCGACTCGGGAATTGCTTACTCATATCCAGAAAGACGATGCCCTTCGGAAGAAGATTGTTGTTATTGTAGAGCGCAAGGACGTAATTTACCGTTTAAACATGGAAACCCTTAACCTTGCAGATTGAAAAAATAAAAATTGAGCGGCAACTGATTTCGAAACCATTAGCTTCTTAAGAGATCACAGAAAATCTGTTTTCCCATTGGCACCGCAGAAACACCACCGATTTGGCAGCACGACATTATGTAAACTTCTTTTGCACTGTCAGCACAATTAATAAGAACACAGGATACTGAGTGATTCGTGCAAAATATTTGAAACGGATTTTTAGCGTCAACATTATCTATTCAAAAAGCAGCTATAACAATACCAATGAAAAAAGTATTGTTATAGCTGCTTTTGTTAATTGCTTATTTTGTTTTGAAAAGTACTTATATCACTAAAGGGAATAAATACGCTTTTCCTTAGTGGGCGATTACATGCTGCGTGCTTTTTGCACACATGCATTGACTGCTTCGATTAAGCTGCTGCGAAAACCTTTCTCTTCAAGAACTCTGACTGCTTCTATCGTTGTGCCAGCCGGTGAGCAAACCATATCTTTGAGCTCTGCCGGATGTTTTCCTGTTTCCAAAACCATTTTTGCACTGCCCAAAACTGCCTGAGCTGCGAATTGGTAAGCGAGTGCGCGAGGCATTCCTTCCATTACCGCTCCGTCTGCCAGTGCTTCGATCATCATGTCCACATAGGCTGGAGAACTTCCGCTGATGGCTACAACTGCGTCCATCATGCTTTCGGAGACGACTGCACATTTTCCAAATCCCCTGAGAAGGGAACAGACATAATCCATTTCTTCCGAAGTTACTTTTTGATTGGCACAGGCGGCGGTCATGCCTTCACCGACCATTGCAGGAGTATTAGGCATTGTTCTGACCAGCTTGATTTCGCGTCCAAAAAGGCGACAGACCTTTTCCATCGTCATACCCGGTGCTATGGTGACAATTAGAGTGTTTTCCTTAACATAGGGCGCTATTTGATGGATAACATCGGCATAATACTGCGGCTTGACCGATAGAACAACAGTATCGCAAGCAGCTACAGATAAATTATCGTTAGTTACATTTACGTTTAGCGATGTCTTGGTTGCCTCTAAGCTAGCTGTGGAGAGGTCTGAGGCCATGATTTCGTCGGCAGGTAACAATCCTGATTTAATAATTCCCCTCATCATTGCTTTCGCCATATTTCCGGAGCCTATAAATCCTAATTTCATCGAACCACCCTTTCTTTGTATCTGATATATCTGAATCAGAGTATCCGTCTGAACCAAGCGACTAATTTTGTCAGCCGGCAATCTGTTTCTTTACATTTTTAAAAGTATTACATTAGGGTTTACTTTTCGTCTTTTTTCGGTTCCTTTTTCCACCCAAATAATTGATAAGGTAAAGAGTAAGCCAAAATAATTCCTAACGCAATTAAAAGCATAATTTTAATGCTGCTAAGTCCGTTTGCAACTGATTTTGTATTTTCACCCGTCAGAATATAGTAGGCAAAGTAATAGATTCCAGCTCCGGGGACTAGGGTGAAAATTCCACAAATTAAAAAAATAATGGAAGGGGCTTTCCGTAAAGTTGCAAAAGCACGGGAACAGGCAGCCAGTCCAATCGCTGCGAGAAGGGTAGCAGCGTAAATGGAATGAAAATAGTTTTGTGCAGCAAGATAAATCAGCCAGCCAATTCCGCCGGTGAGTCCACAAAAAGCAATATGTTTTCTGGGAACTTCAAATAAAACAGCAAAAGCCGATGTTCCAACGATGGCTGCAACGATCTGAAGTAAACTTTGCGTCATCGTCATAATATTGCTCCCCCAAAAACCAAATTCCAGCCTTGAATGGCAAGCCCAACTCCTCCTGCAAGGCATCCGGCTGTTATCAACGCGTCGACAAGTCGAACCAGACCCGTTAAATAATCATTTTCTAAAAAATTTCTGATGGAAATTGTCAGAGCAACCCCCGGTGTCATGGGAAAAATAGAGCCGATAATCATTCGATCGAGATTGTTTCCCAATCCTATGTAGTACAGCGCGCAGTTAATTAGAGCTGCAATCATAGCGCCAATAATTTGAGTACTCAAACTGGAGGACGTAAATCTTGGTGCTATCCGCTTTATAAAAGCATACGCGAAGCCCCCTGCGATAAAAGCGGACAGACAATCACCCATACTGCCCAAAAACAAATAGCAAAAGCAAAAGCTTCCCAATCCTGCCGATAAAATTGTTTTCCATCCGTTTGCGAAATTCCGATTCCGGATTTCTTCAACCGCTTTCCGAGCGTCTTCCGGTGTGCAGCGATTTTCAGAAATTTTACGAGACAGGTTGTTCAGGGCATCCACGAGGGATAGACGAATGGGACGAATGGGAACGCAGGTAATTTTACAGCTGTAATCGGTTCCGCTTTTTGATAGGGCAGAAGCGAAAATTCCATTTGCAATGGCAAATGCTTTGAACTCTCGAACTCCATACTGTGAGGCTACGGTTTCCATTGTTTCTGTGGCACGGCTGATTTCACCTCCATTTTCCACCATAGTTTCTCCGATCATAATAACAAGATCAAACCGTTCTTTTTCATCCATCATATGCTACTCCAAAGGTACAGTCGAATAATAACGAAATTTTCATATATATAAAAAAATTAGGGAACTTTTTTATAAATTTGAATCTGAAAAATCCATACAGAGATGCTATCACACGGCCTTTGCTTTGTCAAACCTTTTTTATAGGCAGATATACCTAATTGTTATTTATTTAATTTGAGGACTTTAAGACACAATTTTTAAAGATCTATTTATTAAAATTTATTTATTATATTTAACTAATAATTTTTAGCATTTATTACTATTTTTAATTTAATTATCACTATTTTTAAAATAACGATATAAAATTAACTTTATTGGCATATTTTTAAAACAGAATAAGCAGCTTCAACTTAAACAAAAATCAAAAGAAGTACTCCTAATGAATATGTATAAAAAGACGAAATAAATTTGTTCATATTGAAGATTGACTAAAATAAATGGAAGGAGTATCTTTGAATTTGTAAGTTGCAAAATTTTATATATATGAAATTTATTTTAGTAAAACAAAAACAAAGAGAATGAGGGGGAAGGAGGAGCAAAGGCAGATTTTCAAGCGCCAGTTCATTTCAGGAATCCGTATTTGAAAGGAGACCCAATTTATGGAAAGACAAAGCAGAGCATTGACCACACCAGATTTTGCCCACGACAAAAGATTTTTAGGGCATCCAAAAGGAATGTTTACGACTTCGTTTATGGCGCTGTCGGAGGCATTTGGCAACTACGGGATGACCGCAATTTTAATTTATTATTTGTACACCTCTGTTTCTCAAGGGGGCCTAGGCTTTTCTCAAAATGAAGCGGCACAGCTTTTAAATGTTTACAATTCACTGGCATGTATGGCAGGAATTATCGGAGGGTTCGTTGCAGACCGTTTCCTTGGAATACGGCGTTCTATGTTAGTT contains the following coding sequences:
- a CDS encoding conserved membrane protein of unknown function (Evidence 4 : Unknown function but conserved in other organisms); its protein translation is MMDEKERFDLVIMIGETMVENGGEISRATETMETVASQYGVREFKAFAIANGIFASALSKSGTDYSCKITCVPIRPIRLSLVDALNNLSRKISENRCTPEDARKAVEEIRNRNFANGWKTILSAGLGSFCFCYLFLGSMGDCLSAFIAGGFAYAFIKRIAPRFTSSSLSTQIIGAMIAALINCALYYIGLGNNLDRMIIGSIFPMTPGVALTISIRNFLENDYLTGLVRLVDALITAGCLAGGVGLAIQGWNLVFGGAIL
- a CDS encoding protein of unknown function (Evidence 5 : Unknown function), whose translation is MKKSGIGISQTDGKQFYRQDWEAFAFAICFWAVWVIVCPLLSQGASRMLL
- a CDS encoding protein of unknown function (Evidence 5 : Unknown function), encoding MIRAKYLKRIFSVNIIYSKSSYNNTNEKSIVIAAFVNCLFCFEKYLYH
- a CDS encoding ABC transporter permease, which encodes MYRFFQIFKMDLSNNFKNPVLINFNLVFAIVMILIMGFLTSGNYANVMDAYNYYAVSFLIFGMMEGAMTATNCFMERDIKKPNLRILSSPCGKFPIYFSKMLASFLFDYILHLLVAVILLIAGINLGGQNVGWIFLMMIPVEFSAAALGVLFCCIFHCEETASTILSLFVSVIAFLGGAFFSLDGLGSTLASISRISPVKLLIDVFFAVIYDNNLSGVLPVLFISTAFSALCIFGCQKTFRAEDYL
- a CDS encoding Putative ABC transporter permease protein (Evidence 3 : Putative function from multiple computational evidences), encoding MNNVLRNNFSRIFRRLPSVIIMLAITLLSIFLAVYMTGAEQIRGHIALVTDNSAVEINSNYLSIEVMEQKPPMSKLVSQKYDAIVTDQGNGQFDIETLRGSDFKEMLQLLLQNPQAKIPAQRSDRSVGVNIIGFLMVFLGTSVFFYFFPFADDKEQNQLLRIAASPLSFRRYLAAHFLFCLFSFVPSFGMLAIMKAAGWDIGFSLPQYAGLLLLLAMLGSTFALFLNTFIKKPDNANMFGNSILIVTSTLAGAFYSFSKSNAFLDNLIHILPQKQFLEFAINLQNGEEWQHLFPLIYIILFSAVMFGLAYRKLKHDYVERV
- the bifL gene encoding ABC transporter (ATP-binding protein) biofilm formation (Evidence 2a : Function from experimental evidences in other organisms; PubMedId : 28461449; Product type t : transporter); the encoded protein is MEKLLEINSLSKSFKGNRVLDNISFSIEKGEVLCLLGPNGAGKSTTINILLGLLGRDSGTITYDGKVINRSRLRAYKQKLGVVPQDLALYEELSAQQNARFFTSLYGLRGSNLDEAVEKALEFAGLTDRRKDKVKTFSGGMKRRLNIACAIAHHPELVIMDEPTVGIDPQSRNHILDSIKKLQAEGITILYTTHYMEEVEAISSRIIIIDHGKIIAEGTKEKLKENIQSEKCYHIELEEGSPVPAEGFYDVEGVKEAKSDGNKIDIVSLRGVENLDRIISLISDAGAHIRNIAGEEASLETVFLKLTGRKLRD
- a CDS encoding Threonine/serine exporter; the protein is MTMTQSLLQIVAAIVGTSAFAVLFEVPRKHIAFCGLTGGIGWLIYLAAQNYFHSIYAATLLAAIGLAACSRAFATLRKAPSIIFLICGIFTLVPGAGIYYFAYYILTGENTKSVANGLSSIKIMLLIALGIILAYSLPYQLFGWKKEPKKDEK
- the proC gene encoding Pyrroline-5-carboxylate reductase; its protein translation is MKLGFIGSGNMAKAMMRGIIKSGLLPADEIMASDLSTASLEATKTSLNVNVTNDNLSVAACDTVVLSVKPQYYADVIHQIAPYVKENTLIVTIAPGMTMEKVCRLFGREIKLVRTMPNTPAMVGEGMTAACANQKVTSEEMDYVCSLLRGFGKCAVVSESMMDAVVAISGSSPAYVDMMIEALADGAVMEGMPRALAYQFAAQAVLGSAKMVLETGKHPAELKDMVCSPAGTTIEAVRVLEEKGFRSSLIEAVNACVQKARSM
- a CDS encoding Phosphoserine phosphatase, which produces MAKTAAFFDIDGTISREGLISEMFKKMIKYELIDPSKWYEDVEPAFTRWDKRVGNYDDYLQKMVDIYSETVQNTNSFHILYIAKRVIEQKGERVYTYTRDRIRWHREHGHRVIAISGSPVELVREMSEKYGMDDYRGTVYKVGPDGRYSGEIIPMWDSESKQCAVLEMAKQYGIDLSESYAYGDTNGDFAMMKLVGHPVAVNPTRELLTHIQKDDALRKKIVVIVERKDVIYRLNMETLNLAD